The genomic stretch CGCGGATGTGTTTCCTGAAATCGCCAGGCGCGTGAAAGCCGGCGATGCCAGGGCCCGGCCGGATGTGGTGACTGATCAAACCTCGGCACACGATCCGCTCAACGGATATTTGCCACAGGGCTGGACCATGGAAAAGGCGGCATCATTGCGCGTGAGCGACCCCGATGCTGTGATCCGCGCCGCTCGCCGCTCGATGGTGGGCCACGTGCAAGCCATGCTCGCGATGCATCACGCCGGCATCCCCACGCTCGACTATGGCAACAATATTCGCCAGGTTGCCATGGAAGAGGGCGTTGCCAACGCCTTCGATTTTCCCGGCTTCGTCCCGGCCTATATCCGCCCGCTGTTCTGTCGCGGCGTCGGCCCGTTTCGCTGGGTGGCGCTGTCGGGTGACCCCGAGGATATTTACAAGACCGATGCCAAGGTCAAAGAACTGATCCCCGATGACAAACACTTGCACAACTGGCTGGACATGGCACAGCAGCGCATCGCGTTTCAGGGTCTGCCGGCGCGCATCTGCTGGGTGGGATTGGGGCAGCGGCATCGGCTGGGGCTGGCGTTTAATGAAATGGTGAAGTCGGGCGAATTGAAGGCGCCCATTGTCATTGGGCGTGATCATCTCGATTCGGGATCGGTGGCGTCACCCAATCGCGAAACCGAAGCAATGAAGGATGGATCGGATGCGGTGTCGGATTGGCCGCTACTGAATGCGCTACTCAATACCGCGAGCGGGGCGACATGGGTGTCGTTCCATCACGGTGGCGGCGTGGGGATGGGGTTCTCGCAGCATGCGGGGGTGGTGATTGTTTGCGATGGCACCGACGCGGCGGCGAAACGCATTGAGCGGGTGTTGTGGAATGATCCGGGGACCGGCGTGATGCGGCATGCGGATGCGGGGTATGAGGAGGCTCAGGTTTGTGCGAGGGAGATGGGGTTGATGTTGCCGATGGAGATTCGCTGATATGGGCTACCTGCCGAAGGACGCGCGCTGGTTCATTGCGGAGCTCGTAATAAAAATTGAAGTCGAGGGAGAGCCACGGAATGTAGTTCACGTAAATTCGGTTTTGGTCAACGCCGATTCGGCGGAACATGCATATGAACGTGCGATTGAGCTTGGTGTTGCGTACGAATCGACCGATGAGAATGAGGCGGGAAAAGCAATCCAAACGTCC from Betaproteobacteria bacterium encodes the following:
- the hutU gene encoding urocanate hydratase, giving the protein MNDLSAPKLSPLAIDPHHDASRVIRAPRGTTITCKNWLIEGAYRMIQNNLDPDVAERPQDLVVYGGIGRAARNWECFDAILVALKKLEPDETLLIQSGKPVGVFRTHEDAPRVLLANSNLVPHWATWAHFHELDRKGLMMFGQMTAGSWIYIGSQGIVQGTYETFVEIGRQHFGGNLKGKWILTAGLGGMGGAQPLAATMAGASMLAVECDETRIDFRLRTRYVDAKARSLDEALHIIDVAHQKGQAISVALLGNAADVFPEIARRVKAGDARARPDVVTDQTSAHDPLNGYLPQGWTMEKAASLRVSDPDAVIRAARRSMVGHVQAMLAMHHAGIPTLDYGNNIRQVAMEEGVANAFDFPGFVPAYIRPLFCRGVGPFRWVALSGDPEDIYKTDAKVKELIPDDKHLHNWLDMAQQRIAFQGLPARICWVGLGQRHRLGLAFNEMVKSGELKAPIVIGRDHLDSGSVASPNRETEAMKDGSDAVSDWPLLNALLNTASGATWVSFHHGGGVGMGFSQHAGVVIVCDGTDAAAKRIERVLWNDPGTGVMRHADAGYEEAQVCAREMGLMLPMEIR